The following are encoded in a window of Pseudomonadota bacterium genomic DNA:
- a CDS encoding HDOD domain-containing protein has translation MFSADKIVRKYSDLKTLPHVAIKVNQLIKSGNATMRDFEEIIKLDPVLITRMLKLVNSPYFGLVNKIESISKAVVFMGMANLRNLVAIEALRDIYKDEVPVNGGFSRTNLWFHSATVAILSEMIAKRIFGLAGEDCFLAGIIHDIGMVAEDQVAGDLLRKAFVAYIPGDRSIIEFEREIVGTDHCKVGGALAREWGLPDEVLKAVRFHHDKEREFPPESAIGIVQLAEYFAGKMKYSVVKGQVEPLAPSLVSHVKQKLDNYKVIVKDLPGEMAKARELYGESA, from the coding sequence ATGTTCAGCGCCGACAAGATCGTCAGGAAATACAGCGACCTGAAAACATTGCCCCATGTTGCAATAAAGGTGAATCAGCTGATCAAATCCGGGAATGCAACCATGCGTGATTTCGAAGAGATCATCAAATTGGATCCCGTCCTGATAACCCGGATGCTCAAACTTGTAAACAGCCCTTATTTCGGTCTGGTGAACAAGATCGAATCCATATCCAAAGCTGTGGTTTTCATGGGCATGGCAAACCTGCGCAATCTGGTGGCGATTGAAGCCTTAAGAGATATTTATAAAGATGAGGTTCCAGTCAATGGCGGATTCTCCAGAACCAACCTCTGGTTCCATTCGGCAACCGTGGCGATTCTGTCGGAAATGATTGCCAAGAGAATCTTCGGGCTTGCGGGTGAAGATTGTTTTCTGGCGGGGATCATTCACGATATCGGAATGGTGGCTGAAGATCAGGTTGCCGGAGATCTTCTGCGTAAAGCGTTTGTCGCCTATATCCCGGGGGACAGGTCAATCATAGAATTTGAGCGGGAGATTGTCGGCACCGATCATTGCAAGGTCGGGGGCGCGCTGGCCCGTGAATGGGGGCTTCCGGATGAAGTTCTGAAGGCCGTGAGATTTCACCATGACAAGGAACGGGAATTCCCACCGGAGAGTGCTATCGGAATCGTCCAACTGGCCGAGTATTTTGCCGGGAAAATGAAATATTCGGTGGTGAAGGGACAGGTTGAACCTCTCGCTCCGTCGCTGGTAAGTCATGTGAAACAGAAACTTGATAATTACAAGGTGATTGTCAAGGATCTTCCCGGGGAAATGGCCAAGGCCAGGGAGCTCTATGGGGAGTCGGCCTGA
- a CDS encoding Hpt domain-containing protein — MVDLEWDRDFALEQAADDEEVLAELIDLFNTSAASDLEKINEALDDADPEGVMKAAHSLKGAAASLGIEGVRAIAYEIERAGREGSLEIGDWVAELEELLEVAAEELE, encoded by the coding sequence ATGGTAGATTTGGAATGGGACCGGGATTTTGCCCTGGAACAGGCAGCGGATGATGAAGAGGTTCTGGCGGAACTGATTGATCTGTTCAATACCTCCGCGGCGTCTGATCTGGAGAAGATTAACGAAGCCCTTGATGATGCTGATCCGGAGGGGGTAATGAAAGCTGCGCACAGCTTGAAAGGTGCTGCGGCAAGCCTGGGTATCGAAGGAGTCCGGGCGATTGCCTACGAAATCGAACGGGCCGGCAGGGAAGGGAGCCTGGAGATTGGTGACTGGGTGGCGGAACTGGAAGAGCTTCTGGAGGTTGCGGCGGAGGAATTGGAATAA
- a CDS encoding threonylcarbamoyl-AMP synthase → MIDSASSVSAAAINRAAEIIRGGGIVAFPTETFYGLAADPFNPEALRRLFDLKGRSHDKPILVLIDGLSRLSLLTKGTPGLYTSLIKEFWPGPLTLIFAGSGNLPELLTDSHGTVGIRWSSHPLATRLTAASGGVITGTSANPSGLPGAVSAEQVRDFFRTGIDFVLDGGPAPGGLGSTIVSIREHHLMPVREGVVPFASILAVGRGG, encoded by the coding sequence ATGATCGATTCCGCCTCATCAGTTTCGGCCGCAGCAATAAACAGGGCAGCGGAAATCATCAGGGGAGGCGGGATAGTTGCTTTCCCGACTGAAACCTTTTACGGTCTTGCCGCCGACCCTTTTAATCCGGAAGCCTTGCGGCGGCTCTTTGACCTGAAAGGTCGTTCCCACGACAAGCCAATTCTGGTCCTGATCGATGGGTTGAGCAGGTTGTCGCTCCTGACCAAAGGCACACCGGGGCTCTATACCTCACTGATAAAGGAATTCTGGCCCGGGCCTTTGACCCTTATTTTTGCGGGCAGCGGGAATTTGCCTGAACTCCTCACCGATTCTCACGGGACGGTCGGCATCAGGTGGTCATCGCATCCTCTGGCCACGAGACTTACCGCAGCTTCGGGTGGAGTGATAACCGGGACCAGCGCCAATCCGAGCGGGTTGCCGGGCGCCGTTTCAGCGGAGCAGGTTCGTGATTTTTTTCGAACTGGAATCGATTTCGTGCTCGATGGTGGTCCCGCTCCCGGGGGGTTGGGATCGACCATCGTCTCAATACGGGAGCATCATCTGATGCCGGTCCGGGAAGGGGTGGTCCCCTTTGCCTCGATCCTTGCCGTGGGTCGTGGGGGATGA
- the purE gene encoding 5-(carboxyamino)imidazole ribonucleotide mutase yields the protein MMIGIVMGSDSDLPIMQACVDQLKKFDIPYEITVASAHRTPERAAKYATTARDRGLKAIVAAAGMAAHLAGVLAAHTTLPVIGVPIDASSLNGLDALLSTVQMPPGIPVATMGIGKAGAKNAAILAAQIIGVTDSAMAGKLSAFKAEMVAQVEEKARKLEQ from the coding sequence ATGATGATTGGTATCGTAATGGGAAGTGATTCGGATCTGCCGATCATGCAGGCGTGTGTGGACCAGCTGAAAAAATTCGATATTCCGTACGAAATTACCGTGGCTTCCGCTCACCGGACCCCTGAACGGGCCGCAAAATACGCAACCACGGCCAGAGATCGGGGGTTGAAGGCAATCGTAGCTGCTGCGGGGATGGCTGCGCATCTGGCGGGGGTCCTGGCGGCTCACACCACCCTGCCGGTCATTGGTGTGCCGATTGATGCCTCTTCCCTGAACGGCCTGGATGCCCTACTGTCAACCGTACAGATGCCGCCCGGCATTCCGGTTGCCACCATGGGGATCGGCAAGGCAGGCGCCAAAAATGCAGCCATTCTTGCCGCCCAGATTATTGGGGTCACCGATTCTGCAATGGCCGGGAAATTGTCTGCTTTTAAAGCTGAAATGGTCGCCCAGGTTGAGGAAAAGGCCCGAAAGCTGGAGCAATAA